Within Leptolyngbyaceae cyanobacterium, the genomic segment ACATCTATATATATTGAGAAAGCAAACTTTTGATCAAAACTTGGTTAGCCTAGCTTGCAACTCGGCAAAGTCGCTCCGCCATTGTTTAAGTTATCGCATTTGGCGAGAAACTAGTTTTTCAAAGTCTGCCTGAGTTTGATGCAATAGTTCCTCTCGGCTATCAGATGCTTGGGTAAAACTGGGAACTAAGTTACGGGCTTGCAGGGCCATGTGAAGCTGAAGATGGGCGACGTATTCGCTAAAATTTTCACGAGAGGAAGTATGGGAAACTTGATTTGGATTTAGTTGCAATGTGTTCTCCATCCCTGTTTTTGCGCCTTTGCTTAACATCGGTCAACATCCATAGAGGTTATCATGCACCGATTATTATCTTTTAATTTTGTAATCAACTTTAACGTTTTGACTCACTGAACGTTGAGAAAAGTAAATATACTTACGTCTATATAGAAAATAACTTTACCTTTAAGGCTCGATATGGTAATGAATGAAGCTGCTAAAGCTGGCAAGTGGGGGTGATACTAGGGTTAAGTAACCACAAGCAGTAGCGTGCATTTGCACATTATCCCTTATGGCGTTGCCGGAGCGATCGCGATCGTGATTTTATTTTGTGGAGATCCCCACGGTGATTTTAAACCAATCGTTAGAGCGGTGAAGACTCATTCTCCGCAAGCGGTGATTTTGTTGGGAGATATGGATTTAGAGCGATCGCTTGATGAGGAACTTTCGGATATCGTAGATAAAACGGAAGTTTGGTTTATCCCCGGCAACCACGATGGCGATTGCGACCTTTGGTATGATAACCTCTTTAAGTCACGCTTTAGCGATCGCAATCTGCACAACCGAGTAGTCGAGATTGATGGTAAGCGAGTAGCAGGTTTAGGCGGTATATTTAGGGAAAAGATTTGGCGACCCCCAGCAAAACCGAGATTCCGCAGTCGGC encodes:
- a CDS encoding metallophosphoesterase: MHIIPYGVAGAIAIVILFCGDPHGDFKPIVRAVKTHSPQAVILLGDMDLERSLDEELSDIVDKTEVWFIPGNHDGDCDLWYDNLFKSRFSDRNLHNRVVEIDGKRVAGLGGIFREKIWRPPAKPRFRSRQDLLYACGKGERWRDNIPRKHHVSIFWQEYTHLWDQQADILVTHEAPSSHRYGFRELDDLAASMGVNKIFHGHHHERYTTTVCGGKIAVYGVGQSGVSNENGNVIIPGKQDALNPVKRMQDFRKCHNP